The Aequorivita sublithincola DSM 14238 genome window below encodes:
- a CDS encoding sensor histidine kinase: MYFYKKSLRTRIFLSMIFLVIGASVLIAIVTVYQYNEEAKDYHRDRLLRKEAAIRANIKYILDNTTYPEETNQIPLIFKDKIYEIKDIHGLEIFLYDLDGNLLKSSRPSFFKDTVSPKIPEVVLEELQNSPIKNYIKEFEEGGQKYQSSYTYITDSYFKPLAILNLPYIEDDGFINKELTDYLYILGIAYLIMLLAAIALAYFLSKYITRSLKEISEKLTETRFDTRNKKIHLSDTPTEISTIVNAYNGMIDELENSAAQLAASERETAWREMAKQVAHEIKNPLTPMRLTVQSFQRKFDCNDPDVDQKMAEYTNTLLQQIDTLSSISSAFSTYAKMPAQQDETLNVVKISKLALDIFTEDYIYFFSDEDEVRARFDRTQLIRVITNLVKNSIQSIEQKNPAEPRIEVTVKTEETFVITQVTDNGIGVPEENRTHIFEPQFTTKTSGMGLGLGMVKNIVETYGGTITLESSEEKTTFKVSFPAML, encoded by the coding sequence ATGTACTTTTACAAAAAATCGCTCCGTACCCGTATTTTCCTTTCTATGATCTTTTTGGTTATTGGAGCTTCCGTTCTTATAGCAATTGTAACGGTTTATCAATACAATGAAGAGGCAAAAGATTATCATCGAGACCGTTTGTTGCGCAAGGAAGCGGCGATTAGAGCTAATATAAAATATATATTGGACAACACAACTTATCCTGAAGAAACCAATCAAATTCCATTAATTTTCAAGGATAAAATTTACGAAATCAAGGACATTCACGGCCTCGAAATTTTTCTGTATGATTTGGATGGAAATCTATTAAAATCTTCAAGACCTTCATTTTTTAAAGATACCGTTTCGCCAAAAATTCCTGAAGTTGTATTGGAAGAACTGCAAAATTCGCCCATTAAAAATTATATAAAGGAGTTTGAAGAAGGTGGCCAAAAGTACCAATCCTCCTATACTTATATTACTGACAGTTATTTTAAACCATTGGCAATCTTGAATTTACCGTATATTGAAGACGACGGTTTTATAAATAAAGAGCTCACAGATTATCTTTACATTCTTGGCATCGCCTATCTCATTATGCTTCTTGCCGCCATTGCGTTAGCCTATTTTCTTTCAAAGTATATTACACGTTCACTTAAAGAAATAAGTGAAAAACTTACCGAAACCCGCTTCGACACTCGAAACAAGAAAATTCACCTCAGCGACACTCCAACCGAAATTTCTACCATCGTAAACGCCTATAACGGAATGATTGATGAGCTTGAAAACAGCGCCGCCCAACTCGCCGCCAGTGAGCGTGAAACTGCATGGCGCGAAATGGCAAAACAGGTTGCTCACGAAATCAAAAATCCATTAACGCCTATGCGGCTTACAGTTCAAAGTTTTCAACGAAAGTTTGACTGCAATGATCCTGATGTTGACCAAAAAATGGCAGAATATACCAATACATTACTGCAACAAATTGATACTTTGAGTTCTATTTCATCGGCTTTTTCAACCTACGCAAAAATGCCTGCACAACAAGATGAAACGCTGAATGTTGTAAAAATAAGCAAGCTGGCGCTGGATATTTTTACTGAAGATTATATCTATTTCTTTTCAGATGAAGATGAGGTTCGGGCACGTTTTGATAGAACCCAACTTATTCGTGTAATCACCAATTTGGTTAAAAACAGTATTCAGTCCATCGAGCAAAAAAATCCAGCGGAACCACGAATAGAAGTTACAGTTAAAACCGAAGAAACCTTTGTAATTACTCAAGTTACCGACAATGGTATCGGCGTTCCAGAAGAAAACAGAACCCACATTTTTGAACCACAATTCACCACCAAAACCAGCGGAATGGGTCTCGGTTTAGGAATGGTAAAAAACATAGTTGAAACCTACGGTGGAACAATAACTTTAGAATCTTCCGAAGAAAAAACCACTTTTAAAGTTTCGTTTCCTGCAATGCTTTAA
- a CDS encoding AraC family transcriptional regulator yields MDFQKNVAQSFYEETAIEAGFFILKFNNETDENQTFKREVSANFIQFHFCIKGSALFVFNDGNYKLPIQEDHSLLLYNPQRDLPINLDLEKHSWMISVLLPINKFHGLFSTEANYITFLDEENKDRKYYKDGNISPSMAIVLNQLMNYNLHPTIKPLYFKAKAYELLSLYFNRPADADVEQCPFLADEDNVSKIKKAKQIIISRMAEPPTLQQLADEINLPINRLKEGFKQIYGDSVFSFLFDYKMEVARQLLASGSHNVNEVGLKVGYSTSSHFIAAFKKRFGTTPKKFLMGLNV; encoded by the coding sequence ATGGATTTTCAAAAAAATGTCGCTCAAAGCTTTTATGAAGAAACTGCTATTGAAGCAGGTTTTTTTATATTGAAATTCAACAACGAAACCGATGAAAATCAAACTTTTAAGCGAGAAGTTAGCGCTAATTTTATTCAGTTTCATTTTTGCATAAAAGGGTCTGCTCTCTTTGTTTTTAATGATGGTAATTATAAGTTGCCTATTCAGGAAGATCATTCGTTATTACTTTATAATCCACAGCGGGATTTGCCCATTAATTTGGATCTTGAGAAGCATTCTTGGATGATTTCGGTATTGTTGCCTATTAATAAGTTTCACGGTCTTTTTTCTACCGAAGCAAACTATATCACGTTTTTAGATGAAGAAAACAAGGACCGGAAATATTATAAAGACGGAAATATTTCGCCGTCAATGGCAATTGTTCTAAATCAATTGATGAATTATAATCTTCATCCAACGATAAAACCACTCTATTTTAAGGCGAAAGCGTATGAACTATTGAGTCTATATTTTAACCGTCCGGCAGATGCAGATGTGGAACAATGTCCTTTTTTAGCTGATGAAGACAATGTTTCAAAAATAAAAAAGGCAAAGCAAATAATAATTTCAAGAATGGCAGAACCGCCTACATTACAGCAACTTGCCGATGAAATTAACTTGCCAATAAACCGATTGAAGGAAGGTTTTAAACAAATTTATGGCGACTCGGTTTTCAGCTTTCTTTTTGATTACAAAATGGAAGTTGCGCGCCAACTTTTGGCATCGGGTTCACACAATGTAAACGAAGTGGGTTTGAAAGTAGGTTATAGTACATCAAGCCATTTTATTGCGGCTTTTAAAAAGAGATTTGGCACTACGCCTAAGAAGTTTTTGATGGGGTTGAATGTGTAG
- a CDS encoding HepT-like ribonuclease domain-containing protein, whose protein sequence is MDKRIEKWLLDIYETIKSIESYFEDEPKDFSLYVKNEMRKKAVERNLEIIGEAVNRILNQDPTFTKKISDARPIVDLRNYIIHSYDSVSDENIWSILITHLPKLKTEVEALLNENLQK, encoded by the coding sequence ATGGATAAACGCATCGAAAAATGGTTGTTGGATATTTATGAAACTATAAAAAGTATCGAATCTTATTTTGAAGATGAACCAAAAGATTTTTCGCTCTATGTAAAAAATGAAATGCGTAAAAAAGCCGTTGAAAGAAATCTTGAAATTATTGGGGAGGCGGTAAATCGAATTTTGAATCAAGATCCTACTTTTACAAAAAAAATATCTGATGCCCGTCCTATAGTGGATTTGAGAAATTATATAATTCATTCTTATGACTCCGTTTCTGACGAAAATATTTGGTCAATTTTGATTACACATTTGCCTAAATTAAAGACCGAGGTGGAAGCATTATTAAATGAAAACTTACAAAAATAA
- a CDS encoding T9SS type A sorting domain-containing protein: MKKLLLLFTICFSILASFAQPAGILNETFRLKSLSIGNSYYTPNGESPNLTFYEVTGNYVAEANGISNVLNAAASFSGNSFTLNNYGITLNDCVEPNCYYEDLYFYSILTTTNLDSKTFTYNYYENNGYKYFRISDSNNKRAYYSTEPAPEPNPLLFQTWYLFMQEVDLGDPIFFDGSNPPQITINPDFTYTGVEGCATISGDFILGNGDYSDFLLQSRNYQQDESNCPPGSVNYAMNELQIGIALNSIVYEGANNIDYFEYESFPGFISRFSNAKPLATPENSLIDLKIFPNPAQNKLIIHSANNDFDSISIIDINGRQILSKENFNSNEIDVSSLKTGMYFITIETSEGNITKKFIKN; this comes from the coding sequence ATGAAAAAACTTTTACTTCTTTTCACCATCTGTTTTTCAATATTGGCTTCATTCGCGCAGCCTGCCGGAATATTGAACGAAACTTTCCGTTTAAAATCTTTATCCATTGGTAACAGCTATTACACGCCTAATGGTGAAAGTCCAAACTTAACATTCTACGAAGTTACTGGAAATTATGTTGCTGAAGCCAACGGTATTTCTAATGTGCTTAATGCTGCGGCAAGTTTTAGCGGTAATTCCTTCACGCTTAATAATTATGGGATCACACTAAACGATTGTGTAGAGCCCAATTGCTATTACGAAGATCTTTATTTTTATAGTATCCTAACTACTACAAATCTCGATTCTAAAACGTTTACATATAATTATTACGAAAACAACGGGTATAAATATTTTAGAATAAGCGACTCAAATAATAAACGGGCGTATTACAGCACAGAACCCGCTCCTGAGCCAAACCCGCTTTTGTTTCAAACTTGGTATTTATTTATGCAGGAAGTAGATTTGGGCGATCCTATTTTTTTTGATGGTTCAAATCCGCCTCAAATTACAATAAATCCAGATTTTACATATACTGGAGTTGAAGGTTGTGCAACAATTAGCGGTGATTTTATTTTGGGAAATGGAGATTATTCTGATTTTCTTTTACAATCGCGAAACTACCAGCAAGATGAAAGCAATTGCCCGCCTGGATCCGTGAACTATGCTATGAACGAACTTCAAATTGGAATTGCTTTAAATTCCATAGTCTATGAAGGAGCTAATAATATCGATTATTTTGAGTATGAAAGTTTTCCAGGCTTCATCTCTCGTTTTAGTAATGCAAAGCCACTCGCTACGCCTGAAAACAGCTTGATAGATTTAAAGATTTTTCCAAACCCCGCTCAAAATAAATTGATTATTCATTCTGCCAATAATGATTTTGACTCGATTTCTATAATTGATATCAACGGAAGACAAATTCTTTCTAAAGAAAATTTTAATTCAAACGAAATAGACGTTTCATCCTTAAAAACAGGGATGTATTTTATAACTATTGAAACTTCCGAAGGAAATATTACGAAGAAATTCATTAAAAATTGA
- the hemH gene encoding ferrochelatase, with protein MKKGVLLVNLGSPDSTNPKDVKKYLDEFLMDPRVIDVPFWFRSFLVRGIILNTRPKKSGEAYQKIWWDEGSPLIVLSERLQKKIQEKTTVPVALAMRYGSMTLKKGLQELVDQGVDEILTIPLYPQFAMATTETIDVKVEELKNEFFPQLQITSLPAFYNKPEYIEVLSKSISEKIENLDYEHLLFSYHGVPERHIRKSDITKSHCKIDGSCCITDSPAHEFCYRHQCLKTTDLVAKKLNLQPGTYSTSFQSRLGFDPWLKPPTDRTVERMGLEGIKKIAIVTPAFVSDCLETLEEIAMEGQEIFHEAGGKEFTVIPCLNDRDDWAEVVTGWIDRWRIVDVKTAIA; from the coding sequence ATGAAAAAAGGAGTCCTCCTAGTAAATCTCGGTTCGCCAGACAGTACAAATCCCAAAGACGTAAAAAAATATCTCGATGAATTCCTGATGGATCCTCGCGTAATTGATGTTCCTTTTTGGTTTCGTTCCTTTTTGGTGCGTGGCATAATTTTAAATACACGCCCAAAAAAATCTGGTGAAGCCTATCAAAAAATCTGGTGGGATGAAGGCTCGCCATTAATCGTTCTTTCAGAAAGACTTCAGAAAAAAATTCAAGAAAAAACAACCGTTCCTGTTGCTTTGGCAATGCGCTACGGAAGTATGACTTTGAAAAAAGGTTTGCAGGAATTAGTGGATCAAGGTGTGGATGAAATTCTTACTATTCCGCTTTATCCGCAATTTGCGATGGCAACTACGGAAACTATTGATGTAAAGGTTGAAGAACTTAAAAACGAATTTTTTCCACAACTTCAAATTACGTCTCTTCCGGCATTTTATAACAAACCAGAATATATCGAAGTGCTTTCAAAAAGTATTTCAGAAAAAATTGAAAACCTAGATTACGAACATCTTTTGTTCAGTTATCACGGTGTGCCCGAAAGGCATATTCGTAAAAGCGATATAACCAAAAGTCACTGCAAAATTGACGGGAGTTGCTGCATTACGGATTCTCCAGCACATGAATTTTGTTATCGCCATCAATGTCTAAAAACCACAGATTTAGTTGCGAAAAAATTAAACCTACAACCTGGAACGTATTCTACCAGTTTTCAGTCGCGTTTAGGTTTTGACCCTTGGTTAAAACCGCCAACAGATAGAACTGTAGAACGAATGGGGCTAGAAGGCATCAAGAAAATTGCAATCGTTACCCCAGCCTTTGTGAGTGATTGCTTAGAAACTTTGGAAGAAATAGCAATGGAGGGCCAAGAGATCTTCCACGAAGCTGGCGGAAAGGAATTCACCGTTATTCCTTGCTTAAACGACCGCGATGATTGGGCCGAAGTAGTGACAGGTTGGATAGATCGATGGCGAATTGTTGATGTAAAAACCGCTATCGCTTAA
- the hemA gene encoding glutamyl-tRNA reductase — MKNNLKTYSGQSLEGNFYAIGLNYKKADAAIRGNFSISDIAKQKILTDAKENGIPSLTVISTCNRTELYGFAQHPFQLIKLLCEHTNGTVEEFEKVAYIYKNNDAVSHLFTVGTGLDSQILGDFEIISQLRKAFRDSKKQDIINPFMERLANAVIQASKRIKNETKISSGATSVSFAAVRYIMSQVQDISEKNILLFGTGKIGRNTCENLIKHTKNDHITLINRTKETAEKVAGKFNLVVKDYADIQSEIAQTDVLIVATGAQQPTISKELLYLKRPLLILDLSIPKNVSEDVLENELVTLVHLDDLSAITDETLQHRASQLPKAKKIIAEVEKEFNKWADERKFAPTIRALKIKLAEIKDGEIDNQRKKIDGFNEEQAAIISDRLIQKITTHFANHLKGEEGSAESIELIRRVFQLETA, encoded by the coding sequence ATGAAAAATAATTTGAAGACATATTCTGGGCAATCACTCGAAGGTAATTTCTACGCCATCGGACTCAATTACAAAAAAGCGGATGCCGCAATACGTGGTAATTTTAGCATTAGTGATATTGCCAAACAGAAAATTCTTACGGATGCCAAAGAAAACGGCATTCCGTCGCTTACCGTTATTTCTACGTGCAACCGCACCGAGCTTTACGGTTTTGCCCAACATCCTTTTCAGCTTATAAAATTACTTTGCGAACACACCAATGGCACCGTTGAAGAGTTTGAAAAAGTAGCCTATATTTATAAAAACAACGATGCCGTTTCACATCTTTTTACCGTGGGAACTGGCTTGGATAGTCAAATTCTAGGTGACTTTGAAATTATAAGTCAACTGCGGAAAGCCTTTCGTGATTCAAAGAAGCAGGATATTATCAATCCATTTATGGAGCGACTTGCTAATGCTGTGATTCAGGCAAGCAAGCGTATTAAGAATGAAACAAAAATTTCTTCTGGCGCAACTTCTGTAAGTTTTGCAGCTGTTCGCTACATAATGTCTCAAGTTCAGGATATTTCAGAAAAAAATATTTTGCTTTTCGGAACAGGTAAAATTGGCCGAAATACTTGCGAAAATTTAATAAAACACACAAAAAACGATCACATAACTCTTATAAACCGGACAAAGGAAACAGCTGAAAAAGTTGCTGGAAAATTCAATTTGGTGGTTAAGGATTATGCAGACATTCAAAGTGAAATTGCTCAAACTGATGTTTTGATCGTGGCTACAGGCGCACAGCAACCTACAATTTCAAAAGAACTTTTATATTTAAAACGTCCGCTTTTAATTTTAGATCTTTCCATACCTAAAAATGTATCTGAAGATGTTTTGGAAAATGAATTGGTAACTTTGGTTCACTTAGACGATCTTTCCGCAATAACAGATGAAACCCTTCAGCATCGCGCATCACAACTTCCAAAAGCGAAGAAAATAATTGCTGAAGTAGAAAAAGAATTCAACAAATGGGCCGACGAACGAAAATTCGCTCCGACTATTAGAGCTTTAAAAATTAAACTCGCCGAAATTAAAGACGGCGAAATTGACAATCAACGTAAAAAAATAGACGGTTTCAATGAAGAACAGGCCGCAATAATTAGTGATCGTCTTATTCAAAAAATAACTACCCATTTCGCCAACCATCTTAAAGGCGAAGAAGGTTCTGCCGAAAGTATAGAACTCATAAGAAGAGTCTTCCAACTTGAAACTGCTTAA
- the hemC gene encoding hydroxymethylbilane synthase, which yields MKKTIRIGTRDSELALWQANTVKSKLETLGYDTELVPVKSQGDLILDKPLYEMGITGIFTKTLDLAMITGAVDIAVHSMKDVPTQLPKGIIQTAVLERASSEDILVVKDEIDFEKPCTIATGSLRRQAQWLHRYPNHKVVDLRGNVNTRLQKLENNNWQGAIFAKAGLQRINLLPENYIDLDWMIPAPAQGAMVIVALENDVFCREATLKLNHSPSEICTHIEREFLRTLEGGCTAPIGAFAEIIEDEVLFKGCLFSLDGKSKLEIEKKILTSEYKNFGKDCATFILNNGGSELMHTIKNELK from the coding sequence TTGAAAAAAACAATCCGAATTGGCACTCGCGACAGTGAACTTGCACTCTGGCAAGCAAATACTGTAAAATCAAAACTTGAAACATTAGGTTATGATACGGAACTAGTTCCAGTAAAATCGCAAGGAGATTTAATCTTAGACAAACCACTTTACGAAATGGGCATTACAGGTATTTTCACAAAAACCTTAGATCTTGCAATGATTACTGGCGCGGTAGATATTGCCGTGCACAGTATGAAAGATGTGCCTACTCAATTACCAAAAGGAATTATACAAACAGCTGTTTTAGAGCGTGCATCTTCCGAAGATATTCTAGTTGTAAAAGATGAAATTGATTTTGAAAAACCTTGCACAATAGCTACTGGAAGTCTACGTCGACAAGCACAATGGCTTCATAGATATCCAAACCATAAAGTTGTGGATTTGCGTGGAAACGTAAATACACGTCTTCAAAAACTAGAAAATAATAATTGGCAGGGCGCAATCTTTGCCAAAGCTGGTTTGCAAAGAATCAATCTTTTACCGGAAAATTATATAGATTTAGACTGGATGATTCCTGCACCAGCACAAGGTGCCATGGTTATTGTAGCTTTGGAAAACGATGTGTTTTGTAGAGAAGCTACTTTAAAATTAAATCATTCACCTTCCGAAATTTGTACACACATTGAACGCGAATTTTTAAGAACGCTGGAAGGTGGCTGCACCGCGCCAATTGGAGCTTTCGCAGAAATAATTGAAGATGAAGTATTATTTAAAGGATGTCTTTTTTCATTAGATGGAAAATCAAAACTTGAAATAGAGAAAAAAATTTTAACATCAGAATACAAAAATTTTGGGAAGGATTGTGCTACATTTATTCTTAATAATGGCGGGTCTGAACTAATGCATACCATAAAAAATGAATTGAAATGA
- a CDS encoding nucleotidyltransferase family protein, protein MENIEKHTDAIKNLCEKHKVATMYLFGSAIRGNYHKDSDVDFLVRFKKFDLAGYFENYMSFKEELGKLLNREIDLVEEQTLKNPVLIESIENSKQLIYG, encoded by the coding sequence ATGGAAAATATTGAAAAACATACCGATGCCATAAAAAACCTTTGTGAAAAACATAAGGTCGCAACTATGTATTTGTTTGGTTCTGCTATACGCGGAAATTATCACAAGGATAGTGATGTAGATTTTTTAGTTCGTTTCAAAAAATTTGATCTTGCTGGATATTTTGAAAATTATATGTCCTTTAAAGAAGAATTAGGAAAATTACTTAATAGAGAAATTGATCTTGTTGAGGAACAAACTCTAAAAAACCCAGTTTTGATTGAATCCATAGAAAATAGCAAACAGTTAATCTATGGATAA
- a CDS encoding CopD family protein, with protein MEQYYPYIKSLHLIFIITWFAGLFYIVRLFVYQIEASQKPSPDKEILGEQLKIMASRLWNIITWPSMILALFFGIWLISMRMFFIADAWMQVKLAFVVLLILYQFKCHQIFKQLQKGVVKYSSNYMRLFNEVPTIILFSVVFLVILKDGVNWIYGTVGIIIFAILLMMGYKIYKRIRESKNSGF; from the coding sequence ATGGAACAATATTATCCTTACATAAAATCACTTCACTTAATATTTATAATCACTTGGTTTGCTGGACTTTTTTATATTGTTCGGCTTTTTGTGTATCAAATTGAAGCTTCACAAAAACCTTCGCCAGACAAGGAAATTTTGGGTGAACAACTAAAAATAATGGCTTCCCGTTTGTGGAATATTATAACGTGGCCAAGTATGATTTTAGCCCTTTTCTTTGGAATTTGGTTAATTTCAATGCGAATGTTTTTCATTGCCGATGCTTGGATGCAAGTAAAATTAGCTTTCGTAGTGCTTTTAATACTGTATCAATTTAAGTGTCACCAAATCTTTAAACAACTTCAAAAAGGGGTGGTAAAATATTCATCAAACTATATGCGTCTTTTTAACGAAGTGCCTACAATCATTCTATTTTCTGTAGTTTTTTTAGTTATTCTAAAAGACGGCGTTAACTGGATTTATGGAACTGTAGGAATTATAATTTTTGCCATTTTATTGATGATGGGCTACAAAATTTATAAAAGAATACGAGAAAGCAAAAATTCTGGATTCTGA
- a CDS encoding MATE family efflux transporter, translating to MNNKSAALGTEPIGSLLIKQAVPASIGILVMSLNILVDTIFVGNWIGSIAIAAINVVLPVSFFIAALGMAIGIGGSSIISRSLGANNKERALKTFGNQITLTLLLSTAMVVLGLVYINELIPAFGGKGEIFEPAKIYYRIVLYGVPLLALCMMGNNVIRAEGKPKFAMIAMIIPSVGNLILDYILINLLDMGMAGAAWATTISYGLCFGYVLYFFLSNKSELKISWPHFGLDLPILKEMSALGFVTLSRQAVVSVTYLLMNNILFNLGGVSAVAAYGIIGRMLMFALFPVLGVTQGFLPIAGYNYGAHKFPRVRESINKAILYAGGLGLLIFAVIMIFPEAIVSVFTSDPDILSETPHYMRWVFAATPVIAIQLIGSAYFQAIGKAVPALLLTLTRQGFFFIPLIFILPHYFGELGVWISFPAADILSTIVTGYFLNREIRKTIKD from the coding sequence ATGAACAATAAATCTGCCGCTCTAGGTACTGAGCCTATTGGGAGTTTACTGATTAAACAAGCCGTTCCAGCCTCCATCGGGATTTTGGTAATGTCTCTGAATATTCTTGTAGACACTATTTTTGTTGGAAACTGGATTGGCTCCATCGCCATTGCAGCAATAAACGTTGTGTTACCGGTTTCGTTTTTTATTGCGGCACTTGGAATGGCAATTGGGATTGGAGGTTCTTCAATAATTTCACGTTCATTGGGAGCAAATAATAAAGAACGAGCGCTTAAAACCTTTGGAAATCAAATCACTTTAACTTTGTTGCTCAGTACTGCAATGGTAGTTTTAGGTTTGGTTTATATAAATGAGTTGATCCCCGCTTTTGGTGGTAAAGGTGAAATTTTTGAACCTGCAAAAATCTACTATCGCATTGTACTTTATGGCGTGCCTCTTTTAGCACTTTGTATGATGGGTAACAACGTAATCCGCGCTGAAGGAAAACCTAAATTCGCGATGATTGCAATGATTATTCCTTCCGTTGGAAACCTTATTTTGGATTATATTCTCATCAATCTTTTGGATATGGGGATGGCTGGCGCAGCTTGGGCAACGACCATTTCTTATGGTTTGTGTTTTGGTTATGTGCTTTATTTTTTCTTAAGCAATAAATCTGAACTCAAAATCAGTTGGCCGCATTTTGGGCTGGATTTGCCTATTTTGAAAGAAATGTCTGCTCTCGGTTTTGTAACACTTTCACGGCAAGCCGTTGTGAGTGTTACGTATCTTTTAATGAACAATATTCTCTTTAATCTTGGCGGAGTTTCTGCCGTGGCGGCTTATGGAATTATTGGGCGTATGTTGATGTTTGCCCTTTTCCCTGTTTTGGGCGTAACGCAAGGATTTTTACCAATTGCAGGTTACAATTATGGTGCGCATAAATTTCCGCGAGTTCGGGAAAGCATCAACAAAGCCATTTTATATGCTGGTGGTTTGGGACTTTTAATTTTCGCTGTGATAATGATTTTCCCAGAAGCCATAGTTTCGGTATTTACAAGTGATCCTGATATTCTTTCAGAAACACCGCACTATATGCGTTGGGTTTTTGCTGCAACGCCCGTAATTGCTATCCAACTTATTGGTTCGGCATATTTTCAGGCAATTGGAAAGGCAGTTCCCGCTTTGCTTCTCACACTAACACGTCAAGGATTTTTCTTTATTCCTTTAATTTTTATACTTCCACATTACTTTGGCGAGTTGGGTGTTTGGATTTCCTTTCCAGCAGCAGATATACTTTCTACCATTGTTACTGGTTATTTTCTGAATCGGGAAATTCGGAAAACAATTAAAGATTAA